In a genomic window of Dissulfuribacter thermophilus:
- a CDS encoding efflux RND transporter permease subunit: MIKAIIAASIRDRFLVLLGGAFLFFLGIWALKTIPLDAIPDLSDTQVIVFTEYPGQAPQVVEDQVTYPLSTAMLSVPKAEVVRGYSFFGLSFVYIIFEDGTDLYWARSRVLEALNFVKNRLPDGVNPTLGPDATGVGWVYEYALVDRSGKHDLSELRSLQDWFLKYQLQTVPGVSEVASIGGFVKQYQIVVDPNALAFYKIPITVVRDAIKAANQDTGGRLIELSETEYMVRAKGYIRGIEDIENIPLRITDSGTPLLLKDVANVRLGPELRRGLADLNGDGEVVGGIVVMRTGENALLTIEKVKEKLKELAPGLPEGVEIVTVYDRSSLIERAIASLKEKLIEECIVVSIVCVVFLFHIRSSLVAILTLPLGILFAFIIMKVQGINANIMSLGGIAIAIGAMVDGAIVMIENAHKRLEAHGMLKGTGVSAKRRWEVIGEAAKEVGPALFFSLLIITFSFMPIFSLEAQEGRLFKPLAFTKTYAMAGAALLAITLVPALMGFFIRGRIVEEAKNPLNRFLHFIHRPVLKGCMKVRWMILLAVLTLLGATMYPLRHIGSEFMPPLDEGDILYMPTTFPGISITKAKELLQQTDRILKEFPEVESVFGKVGRAETATDPAPLSMIETVVRLKPREKWPDPSMTTQDVMKKMDKELQIPGLSNTWTMPIKTRIDMLSTGIKTPIGIKISGPDLGVLEDLSKKIESLMKELPETISAYGDRAQGGYFLDIEILRDKAAQYGLSVKTIQSVITSAIGGMKITETVEGLERYPVNLRYPRDFRTSIDTIKRVLVPTPTGAQIPLGEVAKISLTRGAPVIKTENARPNAWVYVDISTSDIGGFVEKAKGLIQSRIKLPPNYAISWSGQFEYMERAMKKLKFVVPATLVLIFLLLYFNFRNISAPLIVMTSIPFALIGGIWLIYVLGYNFSVAVAVGFIALAGVATEIGVLVLTFIDHEVEKMRMTKSGGVLSRDEIKAAVLKGTSERVRPIVMTATAITLGLIPIMMGGGAGSQTMQRIAAPMVGGMVSTTLLSLLVLPLIYGLLLEGREALKRKGEM, from the coding sequence ATGATTAAGGCAATTATAGCAGCATCCATCCGAGATAGGTTCCTTGTATTGCTTGGAGGGGCATTTTTATTCTTTCTAGGGATTTGGGCACTCAAGACTATTCCCCTTGACGCAATACCAGATCTGTCTGATACGCAGGTTATTGTTTTCACAGAATATCCTGGGCAGGCCCCACAGGTTGTAGAAGACCAGGTCACTTATCCGCTTTCCACTGCCATGCTATCTGTCCCAAAGGCAGAGGTGGTGCGCGGCTATTCATTTTTCGGGCTCTCCTTTGTCTATATCATCTTTGAAGATGGTACGGATCTTTATTGGGCAAGGTCAAGGGTGCTTGAGGCCTTAAATTTTGTAAAAAATAGGCTCCCAGATGGAGTAAATCCAACCCTTGGACCAGATGCCACAGGGGTCGGATGGGTCTACGAATATGCCCTTGTAGACAGGAGTGGAAAACATGATCTTTCAGAGCTGAGATCTCTGCAGGACTGGTTCTTAAAATATCAGCTTCAGACAGTGCCTGGTGTCTCAGAGGTTGCCTCGATTGGAGGCTTTGTAAAGCAGTATCAGATTGTAGTGGATCCCAATGCCCTTGCATTTTACAAGATCCCCATAACTGTTGTACGAGATGCCATCAAGGCTGCAAATCAGGATACAGGTGGAAGGTTAATCGAGCTATCAGAGACAGAGTATATGGTGAGGGCTAAGGGTTATATCCGTGGCATAGAGGACATTGAGAATATTCCTCTAAGGATTACCGATTCCGGCACTCCCCTTCTCTTGAAAGATGTGGCAAATGTAAGGCTTGGCCCGGAATTGAGGCGAGGCCTTGCGGATCTCAATGGTGATGGTGAGGTAGTTGGTGGTATAGTCGTCATGAGGACTGGAGAAAACGCCCTTTTGACCATAGAGAAGGTAAAAGAAAAACTCAAGGAACTCGCCCCTGGGCTACCTGAAGGGGTGGAGATCGTGACTGTCTATGATAGAAGCTCTCTTATAGAGAGGGCCATAGCCAGCCTTAAGGAAAAGCTTATTGAAGAGTGTATTGTCGTCAGTATTGTATGTGTAGTCTTTTTGTTTCACATTCGTTCAAGCCTTGTGGCTATACTCACTCTTCCCCTTGGGATCTTATTTGCCTTTATCATAATGAAGGTCCAGGGAATAAATGCAAATATCATGAGCCTTGGGGGTATCGCCATAGCGATAGGTGCAATGGTGGATGGGGCAATAGTCATGATAGAAAATGCCCACAAACGCCTTGAGGCCCATGGCATGCTAAAAGGGACAGGTGTCAGCGCCAAACGACGTTGGGAGGTAATAGGGGAGGCCGCCAAAGAGGTAGGGCCAGCGCTCTTCTTTTCGCTACTTATAATAACATTTTCATTTATGCCAATATTCAGTCTTGAGGCCCAAGAGGGAAGGCTCTTTAAGCCCCTGGCATTTACCAAGACATATGCCATGGCAGGGGCCGCACTCCTTGCAATCACTCTCGTCCCAGCACTGATGGGTTTTTTTATAAGGGGGAGAATTGTTGAAGAGGCAAAAAATCCACTGAATCGATTCCTTCACTTCATTCACCGGCCAGTGCTCAAGGGATGTATGAAGGTCAGATGGATGATCTTACTTGCAGTTCTAACCCTTCTTGGGGCCACCATGTATCCTTTAAGACACATAGGTTCAGAATTTATGCCACCCCTTGATGAAGGTGACATCCTCTATATGCCAACAACCTTCCCAGGGATTTCCATCACAAAGGCAAAAGAGCTTCTTCAACAGACTGATAGGATTTTAAAAGAATTTCCAGAGGTAGAGAGTGTATTTGGCAAGGTTGGACGCGCTGAAACCGCAACTGACCCAGCACCACTGTCTATGATAGAGACAGTTGTTAGGTTGAAACCAAGGGAAAAGTGGCCAGATCCTTCCATGACCACCCAGGATGTCATGAAAAAGATGGATAAGGAACTCCAGATCCCTGGCCTTTCAAATACGTGGACCATGCCAATCAAGACCAGGATAGACATGCTCTCCACAGGTATAAAGACGCCCATTGGTATAAAGATAAGTGGGCCTGACCTAGGGGTCCTTGAGGATCTGTCAAAAAAGATCGAGTCACTTATGAAAGAGTTGCCAGAGACAATCTCTGCTTATGGCGATAGGGCCCAGGGTGGGTATTTTCTCGATATTGAGATACTGAGAGACAAGGCAGCCCAGTACGGGCTTTCTGTGAAGACCATTCAAAGTGTGATTACCAGTGCAATTGGAGGAATGAAGATAACAGAGACCGTTGAGGGGCTGGAACGCTATCCAGTCAACTTAAGGTATCCGAGGGACTTTAGGACCTCTATTGATACCATCAAAAGGGTGCTCGTGCCCACTCCGACTGGGGCCCAGATCCCTCTTGGGGAAGTGGCAAAGATTAGCCTTACAAGGGGTGCTCCGGTCATTAAGACTGAAAATGCAAGGCCAAATGCCTGGGTCTACGTTGACATCAGCACATCGGACATAGGTGGATTCGTAGAAAAGGCCAAGGGACTGATTCAAAGCCGCATTAAGCTTCCTCCTAACTATGCTATCTCTTGGTCAGGACAGTTTGAATATATGGAGCGTGCAATGAAAAAGCTGAAGTTCGTAGTCCCTGCAACCCTCGTACTTATTTTTCTACTTCTCTACTTTAACTTCAGGAACATATCAGCGCCCCTTATAGTGATGACCTCTATTCCTTTTGCCCTCATTGGAGGGATATGGCTCATATACGTCCTTGGATACAATTTTTCTGTTGCTGTTGCCGTTGGATTCATTGCCCTTGCAGGGGTTGCAACAGAGATTGGTGTTCTGGTACTGACCTTTATCGATCATGAAGTGGAAAAGATGAGGATGACAAAATCAGGGGGAGTTCTCTCCAGAGACGAGATAAAGGCCGCTGTGCTAAAGGGGACTTCTGAGCGCGTAAGGCCTATTGTTATGACGGCCACAGCAATAACCCTTGGATTGATACCCATAATGATGGGAGGAGGGGCTGGTTCACAGACTATGCA